From Sphingopyxis sp. USTB-05, the proteins below share one genomic window:
- the rpoH gene encoding RNA polymerase sigma factor RpoH: MANKSNVPATVPALGGEASLNRYLAEIRKFPLLTPEQEYMLAKRFQEHGDNEAAAQLVTSHLRLVAKIAMGYRGYGLPVSELISEGNIGLMQGVKKFDPERGFRLATYAMWWIRASIQEFILRSWSLVKMGTTAAQKKLFFNLRRMKNNLAAFEDGDLSPENVAKIATDLGVTEDEVISMNRRMAMGGDTSLNVPMGEDGDSQWQDLLGDEGPLQDERVAEAQERDVRHSLLSEALETLNERERHILTERRLTDDPKTLEDLSQVYDVSRERVRQIEVRAFEKLQKAMLKLAGDRRLVGA; this comes from the coding sequence ATGGCTAACAAAAGCAATGTTCCGGCAACAGTGCCCGCACTCGGCGGTGAGGCGAGCCTGAACCGCTATCTGGCCGAAATCCGCAAGTTTCCGCTGCTCACCCCCGAGCAGGAATATATGCTCGCGAAGCGATTCCAGGAGCATGGCGACAATGAAGCTGCGGCGCAGCTCGTCACCTCGCACCTTCGCCTCGTCGCAAAGATCGCGATGGGCTATCGCGGCTATGGCCTGCCCGTCAGCGAGCTGATCAGCGAAGGCAATATCGGCCTGATGCAGGGCGTGAAGAAATTCGACCCCGAACGCGGCTTCCGCCTCGCGACCTATGCGATGTGGTGGATTCGCGCCTCGATCCAGGAATTCATCCTGCGCTCGTGGAGCCTTGTCAAAATGGGCACCACGGCTGCCCAGAAGAAGCTGTTCTTCAACCTCCGCCGGATGAAGAACAACCTCGCGGCGTTCGAGGACGGCGACTTGTCGCCCGAAAATGTCGCCAAGATCGCGACCGATCTCGGCGTCACCGAGGACGAGGTCATCAGCATGAACCGCCGCATGGCGATGGGCGGCGACACGTCGCTGAACGTCCCGATGGGCGAGGATGGCGACAGCCAATGGCAGGACCTGCTGGGCGACGAAGGCCCGTTGCAGGACGAGCGCGTGGCCGAAGCGCAGGAGCGTGACGTGCGTCATTCGCTGCTGAGCGAAGCGCTGGAAACGCTCAACGAGCGCGAGCGCCATATCCTGACCGAACGCCGGTTGACCGACGATCCCAAGACGCTCGAAGACCTGAGCCAGGTCTATGACGTCAGCCGCGAACGCGTCCGCCAGATCGAAGTCCGCGCGTTCGAAAAGCTGCAAAAGGCGATGCTGAAGCTCGCGGGCGACCGGCGACTGGTGGGCGCCTGA
- a CDS encoding RluA family pseudouridine synthase: protein MLGDDEILSVTLQDSAAGLRLDRALAEALPNLSRERVKTLIKGGRVVDAGGNILWDPSAKAAAPATIEVRLPVATPAHNVAQDMDLVIAYEDEHLIVVDKPAGMVVHPAAGNLDGTMVNALLHHCAGQLSGIGGVARPGIVHRIDKDTSGLIVAAKHDKAHEGLAKQFAAHSIDRRYLAIATGRPIPANGTVDAALGRSSTNRKKMAVVAEGRGKHAITHYRTIEPLKNATLVECRLETGRTHQVRVHMAHIGHPLVGDPVYGRSRKPLSDILRARNFVRQALHAAHLGFIHPVTGNDIALDSELPGDMRELIDELRV, encoded by the coding sequence ATGTTGGGGGACGACGAAATACTGAGTGTGACGCTGCAGGACAGTGCGGCCGGGCTGCGGCTCGACCGCGCGCTTGCCGAAGCCCTCCCCAATCTATCGCGCGAACGAGTGAAGACGCTGATCAAGGGCGGACGCGTCGTCGACGCCGGCGGCAATATTCTGTGGGATCCGTCGGCCAAGGCGGCCGCGCCCGCGACGATCGAGGTCCGCCTGCCCGTCGCCACGCCCGCACATAATGTCGCGCAGGATATGGATCTGGTCATCGCTTATGAGGATGAACATCTGATCGTCGTCGACAAGCCGGCGGGCATGGTCGTCCACCCGGCCGCGGGCAATCTTGACGGTACGATGGTGAACGCGCTGCTCCATCATTGTGCGGGCCAGCTATCGGGCATCGGCGGGGTTGCGCGCCCCGGGATCGTTCACCGTATCGACAAGGATACGAGCGGGCTGATCGTCGCCGCAAAGCATGACAAGGCGCACGAAGGCCTGGCGAAACAATTTGCCGCGCACAGCATCGACCGCCGCTATCTCGCGATCGCAACCGGACGCCCGATCCCCGCAAACGGCACCGTCGATGCCGCGCTGGGCCGGTCGAGCACGAACCGCAAGAAAATGGCCGTTGTCGCCGAAGGCCGCGGCAAGCATGCGATCACCCATTACCGGACGATCGAGCCGCTGAAGAACGCGACGCTGGTCGAATGCCGACTCGAAACCGGACGCACGCACCAGGTCCGAGTCCATATGGCGCACATCGGCCATCCGCTTGTCGGTGACCCCGTCTATGGTCGCTCACGTAAACCTTTGTCTGATATACTCCGGGCACGGAATTTCGTACGTCAGGCGTTGCACGCCGCCCATTTGGGTTTTATTCATCCGGTGACCGGTAACGACATCGCGCTCGACAGCGAACTCCCAGGCGACATGCGGGAACTGATCGATGAATTGCGCGTTTAG
- a CDS encoding histidine phosphotransferase family protein has product MSDDRVDFASMLASRLCHDLLSPVGAFANGLELLADEKDPAMRERCFELLEQSARTSANKLKFFRLAFGSAGGFGELVPADEAKSAIHGIIGDRAIELNWMIGTDPLPKPAVKIILNLSLLLVDALVRGGRLDVGCEKQGEGIEIALHVEAERIFLDADVERILAEGEGASPMTSRTAPAVLVQAVARQNDGTVMLARETPTSLLVGAVLRGRG; this is encoded by the coding sequence ATGTCCGACGATCGCGTCGATTTTGCCTCGATGCTGGCTTCGCGCCTGTGTCATGATCTGCTGAGCCCCGTCGGCGCTTTCGCCAACGGCCTCGAACTTCTCGCCGACGAGAAGGACCCGGCGATGCGCGAGCGTTGCTTCGAACTGCTCGAACAGAGCGCGCGGACGTCGGCGAACAAGCTCAAATTCTTTCGCCTGGCGTTCGGTTCGGCGGGCGGGTTCGGCGAACTTGTCCCGGCGGATGAGGCGAAGTCGGCGATCCATGGCATCATCGGCGACCGCGCGATCGAACTTAATTGGATGATCGGGACTGATCCGCTGCCCAAGCCGGCGGTGAAGATCATCCTCAACCTGTCGCTCCTCCTCGTCGATGCGCTGGTGCGCGGCGGCCGGCTCGATGTCGGCTGTGAAAAGCAAGGCGAAGGGATCGAAATCGCGCTTCACGTCGAGGCCGAGCGCATCTTCCTTGATGCCGATGTCGAACGCATCCTGGCCGAGGGTGAAGGCGCAAGCCCGATGACCTCGCGCACCGCGCCCGCGGTACTGGTCCAGGCGGTCGCACGGCAGAATGATGGGACGGTCATGCTGGCCCGCGAAACCCCGACATCCTTGCTGGTCGGGGCAGTTCTGCGCGGCCGCGGGTAA
- a CDS encoding chemotaxis protein CheA, whose protein sequence is MVEPQFLGRTGTAMDDLLNDFLAETAEILAEAGGAIVAWEADPADRAQLDAIFRSVHTIKGSSGFLALPRVTALAHAAEDALDQVRRGNRVANAALVTGVLGIIDRLSDLCTALGQKGAEPTGDDRDVIGALSEHKTSDDAPFEVAGVPLRREDDFGAEMQSWRSIRVPLPLLDSVMTGVTDIVLARNEFARMLRESGADLSVIASFDRLSDSIAGMRQSVSQMRMQRIDKLFAPLPRIVRDLAQEMGKKIAFQTSGGEVELDREMMENIRDPLIHIVRNAIDHGVEPLEDRVAAGKDITATISVSARQSGNQIEIEVRDDGRGLSPDTITAKAIASRILTTTEARALGPKEKLDLIFRPGFSTAAKVTSISGRGVGMDIVKANVERIGGVVELRNDEGRGLTILLRVPMTLTIISGLMVRAAGQYFAIPRGAVREILLESGDTVRIDQLGGGELATVRGEQFPLLRLENILGRERDDSDDSDDRALVIVRPGQGQSYALSVAAIHDHEELVIKPAAPMIMATGLYAGTTLPDNGRPVLLLDVQGLLAIAAIDASEAGRSHDRMAEAEAEAAAARNAVQLLLFRDMNHRVRGVRLSVIERVEEVPASALFESAGRVQAQIGDDIFPVHAAVLPGGEGTLKLLRLYDGQSVLCYPIAEVIDIVRLPDVVQPSAAPGLIAGVVLVGGDPVELIDPFWLMEQYAAGTPVSALRQPLCRLADDHDGWGDNFLAPILRSAGYRVISSDDTSGETPDVLLYLTETSAADSDADSEVPVIRLRTSVAATGPDDETVYRYDRQALLDALQRRVGGDVA, encoded by the coding sequence ATGGTGGAACCTCAGTTTTTGGGGCGCACCGGTACCGCGATGGACGATCTGCTGAATGACTTTCTTGCCGAAACGGCGGAAATCCTTGCCGAGGCTGGCGGGGCCATCGTTGCGTGGGAAGCGGATCCCGCCGACCGCGCGCAGCTCGACGCGATTTTCCGCTCGGTCCATACGATAAAGGGAAGCTCGGGTTTTCTGGCGCTGCCGCGAGTGACCGCACTGGCGCATGCTGCCGAAGACGCGCTCGATCAGGTGCGGCGCGGCAACCGGGTGGCGAATGCCGCGCTCGTCACCGGCGTGCTGGGCATCATCGATCGCCTGAGCGATCTTTGCACGGCACTGGGACAGAAGGGCGCCGAACCCACCGGCGACGACCGCGATGTGATCGGCGCGCTATCGGAGCATAAGACGTCCGACGATGCGCCGTTCGAGGTTGCCGGCGTGCCGCTCCGCCGCGAAGATGATTTCGGCGCCGAGATGCAAAGCTGGCGTTCGATCCGCGTGCCGCTCCCGCTGCTGGACAGCGTCATGACCGGCGTTACCGACATCGTGCTCGCTCGTAACGAATTTGCCCGGATGTTGCGGGAATCGGGTGCCGATCTGTCGGTCATCGCGTCGTTCGACCGCCTGTCCGATTCGATCGCCGGGATGCGTCAGTCGGTCAGCCAGATGCGTATGCAGCGGATCGACAAGCTGTTCGCCCCGCTGCCCCGCATTGTCCGCGACCTCGCGCAGGAGATGGGCAAGAAAATTGCGTTTCAGACGAGCGGCGGCGAAGTCGAGCTCGATCGCGAAATGATGGAAAATATCCGCGATCCGTTGATCCACATCGTCCGCAACGCGATCGACCATGGCGTCGAACCGCTCGAGGATCGGGTCGCGGCGGGCAAGGATATAACCGCGACGATATCGGTCTCGGCGCGCCAGTCGGGCAATCAGATCGAAATCGAGGTGCGCGACGACGGCCGCGGACTTTCGCCCGACACCATCACAGCAAAGGCCATCGCCTCAAGAATCCTAACCACCACCGAAGCCCGCGCTCTCGGGCCCAAAGAGAAGCTCGATTTGATCTTCCGGCCCGGCTTTTCGACCGCGGCGAAAGTCACATCGATATCGGGCCGCGGGGTCGGCATGGATATCGTGAAAGCGAATGTCGAACGGATCGGCGGCGTCGTTGAACTGCGCAACGATGAAGGGCGGGGGCTAACGATACTGCTCCGCGTGCCGATGACGCTGACGATCATATCTGGGCTGATGGTCCGCGCCGCAGGGCAGTATTTTGCGATTCCGCGCGGAGCCGTGCGAGAGATTCTACTCGAAAGCGGCGATACGGTGCGGATCGACCAGCTTGGCGGCGGCGAACTAGCGACCGTCCGCGGCGAACAGTTTCCGCTCCTCCGCCTCGAGAATATATTGGGCCGCGAGCGCGACGATTCCGACGACAGCGACGATCGCGCGTTGGTGATCGTCCGGCCGGGGCAGGGGCAAAGCTATGCGCTGAGCGTTGCGGCGATCCACGATCATGAAGAACTGGTGATCAAACCCGCGGCGCCGATGATTATGGCAACGGGCCTCTATGCAGGCACGACGCTGCCCGACAATGGCCGTCCCGTCCTGCTGCTCGATGTTCAAGGTTTGCTGGCCATCGCCGCGATCGACGCCAGCGAAGCCGGCCGCAGCCACGACCGGATGGCCGAGGCCGAAGCCGAGGCCGCGGCGGCGCGCAACGCTGTCCAACTGTTGCTGTTCCGCGATATGAACCACCGTGTCCGCGGGGTTCGCCTGTCTGTCATCGAACGGGTCGAGGAAGTTCCGGCATCGGCGCTGTTCGAAAGCGCCGGCCGGGTGCAGGCGCAGATCGGAGACGATATTTTCCCAGTCCACGCCGCGGTGCTGCCGGGCGGCGAGGGGACGCTGAAACTCCTGCGCCTTTACGACGGTCAGTCGGTGCTCTGTTATCCGATCGCCGAGGTGATCGACATCGTCCGTCTGCCCGATGTCGTGCAGCCGTCGGCGGCGCCGGGCCTGATCGCGGGTGTCGTGCTTGTCGGCGGAGATCCGGTCGAACTGATCGACCCCTTCTGGCTGATGGAACAATATGCCGCGGGCACGCCGGTATCGGCGTTGCGCCAACCGCTTTGCCGTCTTGCTGACGACCATGACGGTTGGGGCGACAATTTCCTTGCGCCGATCTTGCGAAGCGCCGGCTATCGCGTGATTTCGAGCGACGATACTTCGGGTGAGACGCCCGATGTGCTGCTGTATCTTACCGAGACCAGCGCGGCCGACAGCGATGCCGACAGCGAAGTGCCGGTGATCCGTCTGCGCACGTCGGTCGCGGCAACCGGACCCGACGACGAAACCGTCTATCGCTACGACCGTCAGGCTCTGCTCGATGCGCTGCAACGCCGTGTTGGAGGAGACGTCGCATGA
- a CDS encoding chemotaxis protein CheW, whose product MMEKLYLIARIADTRVALRSRAINSVVTVGTPVEVPAAPPHVAGLFALRSRVFTLIDPHVVVGLPAVPVVPGQRVIVVDVAEHGYALLADEIEDVCFIEAPETRVAGKLLPGWARVADAMIEHDGASLLVVDPSHFITLPTLKAA is encoded by the coding sequence ATGATGGAGAAACTCTATCTTATCGCGCGCATCGCCGACACGCGCGTCGCGCTTCGCAGTCGTGCGATCAATTCTGTCGTGACCGTCGGCACGCCGGTCGAAGTTCCGGCCGCGCCGCCGCATGTTGCGGGTCTCTTCGCGCTGCGCAGCCGGGTCTTCACCCTCATCGATCCGCATGTCGTGGTCGGCCTGCCTGCAGTGCCTGTGGTGCCGGGGCAGCGGGTGATCGTCGTCGATGTTGCCGAGCATGGCTATGCGCTGCTCGCCGACGAGATTGAGGACGTCTGTTTCATCGAGGCCCCCGAGACGCGCGTCGCCGGAAAACTGCTGCCCGGCTGGGCGCGCGTCGCCGATGCGATGATCGAGCATGACGGCGCTTCGCTGCTCGTTGTCGATCCATCGCATTTTATCACGCTACCGACCTTAAAGGCGGCGTGA
- a CDS encoding response regulator → MSKSCLVVDDSKVIRKVARHILESMAFAVDEAADGQEALTFCRANRPDVILLDWNMPVMSGMEFLGAFNDLDYGHEERPRVVFCTTENSIDHIRAAIEAGADEYVMKPFDRETLEGKLQLVGIA, encoded by the coding sequence ATGTCGAAATCTTGTCTGGTGGTCGATGACAGCAAAGTCATTCGGAAGGTTGCTCGGCATATTCTTGAGAGCATGGCCTTTGCTGTGGACGAAGCGGCCGACGGGCAGGAGGCGCTGACCTTCTGTCGCGCCAACCGTCCCGACGTTATCCTGCTCGACTGGAATATGCCGGTGATGAGCGGAATGGAGTTTCTGGGGGCGTTCAACGACCTTGATTATGGTCATGAAGAGCGCCCGCGTGTCGTTTTCTGTACCACCGAAAACAGCATCGATCATATCCGCGCGGCGATCGAAGCCGGTGCGGACGAATATGTCATGAAGCCGTTCGACCGCGAAACGCTTGAAGGAAAGCTGCAGCTCGTCGGCATTGCTTGA
- a CDS encoding chemotaxis protein CheB gives MLVDDSLVVRSILERIVDQRPGLKICASVASAHDALEYLAREPVDVVVLDIEMPGMNGIDALPHILERAEKARVLILSSNCVEGGPAAIDALALGASDTLAKPGRGSFSGRFAEVLTERIMTLGHQRDFPAPVPITERPVPSTAALAIDTDQPIECIAVAASTGGIPAFANFLANLDPRITAPILLTQHLPDAFMEFYAKQIATMTTRRVRVAAAGMTVERDCIYLAPGDAHLIVAANGGRVEIALDRRAMDNGCCPSADPMLDSVADVYGKGGVAVILSGMGRDGVIGAARLKDAGGTIFAQAPESCVIWGMPGAVAKAGIAAATLNPDAIALMLGSFLPGRRKP, from the coding sequence ATGCTCGTCGACGACAGCCTTGTCGTCCGCAGCATCCTTGAACGCATCGTCGATCAGCGGCCGGGACTCAAAATCTGCGCCTCGGTCGCCTCCGCGCACGACGCGCTCGAGTATCTGGCGCGCGAGCCTGTTGATGTCGTCGTGCTCGATATCGAAATGCCGGGGATGAACGGCATCGACGCCCTGCCGCACATATTGGAGCGCGCCGAAAAGGCCCGCGTTCTCATTCTTTCGTCGAATTGCGTTGAGGGCGGCCCGGCTGCGATCGATGCACTCGCGCTCGGTGCCAGCGATACGCTGGCCAAGCCGGGACGGGGCAGTTTTTCGGGGCGTTTCGCCGAAGTTCTGACCGAGAGGATCATGACACTCGGCCATCAGCGCGACTTCCCGGCGCCGGTTCCGATCACCGAGCGACCGGTGCCTTCGACGGCCGCACTTGCGATCGACACCGATCAGCCCATTGAATGTATCGCGGTCGCGGCATCGACGGGCGGTATTCCCGCCTTCGCCAATTTCCTTGCGAACCTCGACCCGCGGATCACCGCGCCGATCCTGCTGACGCAGCATCTGCCCGATGCCTTCATGGAATTTTACGCGAAGCAGATCGCGACGATGACAACGCGCCGCGTCCGGGTCGCCGCGGCAGGAATGACCGTCGAGCGGGATTGCATCTACCTTGCGCCCGGCGACGCACATCTGATCGTTGCCGCCAACGGCGGCAGGGTGGAAATCGCGCTCGATCGCCGCGCCATGGACAATGGCTGCTGCCCCTCGGCCGATCCGATGCTCGATTCGGTCGCTGACGTCTATGGCAAGGGCGGAGTGGCCGTTATCCTCAGCGGCATGGGACGCGACGGCGTGATCGGCGCGGCGCGGCTGAAGGACGCTGGCGGGACGATTTTCGCGCAGGCGCCCGAAAGCTGCGTGATCTGGGGGATGCCGGGGGCGGTTGCTAAAGCAGGCATTGCCGCCGCGACGCTCAACCCCGACGCGATTGCGCTGATGCTGGGCAGCTTCCTTCCCGGGCGCCGCAAGCCATGA
- a CDS encoding protein-glutamate O-methyltransferase CheR, which translates to MMGASASESAYRVLMGVLESRTGQTLSPNRIWRIEMSLKPVMQRHGIADLDALVAALVTSNSRQLLDDTVDAMLNNETYFYREYSVFDEIAATALEQIREINKLRRRLTIWHCGVSTGQEAYSMAMLIAEQGVKWAGWQVDIVGTDVSYHAISRARVGLYSQFEIQRGLPVQRMVRWFDQTEGGWLAKADLRRRIDFSVQNMLTDRPPLASPADLIFCRNLLLYFSAPMRQKAFARLRAMAAPQSFLVLGAGETVLGQTDQFVASPRLRGLYEPADQQVRRPPISSSLAA; encoded by the coding sequence ATGATGGGCGCGAGCGCCAGCGAGTCGGCGTATCGCGTCCTGATGGGGGTGCTGGAATCGCGCACCGGACAGACGCTGTCGCCGAACCGTATCTGGCGGATCGAAATGTCGCTGAAGCCGGTGATGCAGCGCCACGGTATCGCCGACCTCGACGCACTCGTCGCGGCGCTCGTCACGTCGAACAGCCGGCAATTGCTCGACGATACGGTCGATGCGATGCTGAACAACGAAACCTATTTTTATCGCGAATATAGTGTCTTCGATGAAATAGCTGCGACCGCGCTTGAGCAAATCCGCGAGATCAACAAGCTGCGCCGCCGGCTGACCATCTGGCATTGCGGCGTGTCGACGGGGCAGGAAGCCTATTCGATGGCGATGCTGATCGCCGAGCAGGGCGTGAAATGGGCGGGCTGGCAGGTCGATATCGTCGGCACCGACGTCAGCTATCACGCGATTTCGCGCGCGCGCGTCGGGCTCTATAGCCAGTTCGAGATCCAGCGTGGCCTTCCCGTGCAGCGCATGGTGCGCTGGTTCGACCAGACCGAAGGCGGCTGGCTCGCCAAGGCAGACCTGCGCCGCCGGATCGATTTTTCGGTACAGAATATGCTCACCGACCGGCCTCCGTTGGCGAGCCCGGCCGACCTCATCTTCTGTCGCAACCTGCTGCTCTATTTTTCGGCGCCGATGCGGCAGAAAGCCTTTGCACGGCTCCGTGCGATGGCGGCGCCGCAGAGCTTCCTCGTCCTCGGCGCGGGGGAAACCGTGCTTGGGCAGACCGACCAATTCGTCGCGAGCCCGCGCTTGCGTGGTCTTTACGAGCCCGCCGACCAGCAGGTGCGTCGCCCCCCGATCTCATCCTCATTGGCCGCCTGA
- a CDS encoding N-acetylmuramoyl-L-alanine amidase produces the protein MSDFIERWSPNFDERALPVSMIVLHYTGMKSGAEALDWLANPEAKVSAHYVVAEDGQITHMVPEDKRAWHAGKSHWRGVSDINSASVGIEIVNPGHEWGYVPFPDAQVASVVRLVHLIKDRHAITRGNVVGHSDIAPTRKQDPGELFPWEELARRRLALPRPTKKLTDPLWTDAGFLLALERFGYDVTDGFAATVAFQRRFRPELIDGTIDGECRAILLALLLPQPEGESQKP, from the coding sequence ATGAGCGATTTTATCGAACGCTGGTCTCCCAATTTCGACGAACGCGCGCTGCCTGTCTCGATGATCGTGCTCCATTATACCGGTATGAAGAGTGGTGCCGAAGCCCTTGATTGGCTTGCCAATCCCGAGGCAAAAGTGTCGGCACATTATGTCGTGGCGGAAGACGGCCAGATCACGCACATGGTCCCCGAGGACAAGCGCGCCTGGCACGCGGGCAAGTCTCATTGGCGTGGGGTCAGCGACATCAATTCGGCGAGCGTCGGGATCGAGATCGTCAATCCGGGCCACGAGTGGGGTTATGTGCCCTTTCCCGATGCGCAGGTCGCCTCGGTCGTGCGGCTGGTGCATCTGATCAAGGACCGTCACGCGATCACGCGCGGCAATGTGGTCGGACATTCGGATATCGCGCCGACGCGCAAGCAAGACCCGGGCGAACTGTTCCCGTGGGAAGAGCTTGCGCGCCGCCGCCTCGCGCTGCCGCGTCCGACCAAGAAGCTCACCGATCCCTTGTGGACCGATGCGGGCTTCCTGCTCGCGCTCGAACGCTTCGGCTATGACGTAACCGATGGATTCGCGGCGACCGTCGCTTTTCAGCGCCGTTTCCGGCCAGAACTGATCGACGGCACCATCGACGGCGAATGCCGCGCGATCCTGCTTGCGCTGCTGTTGCCGCAACCTGAAGGTGAATCCCAGAAACCCTAA